The following are from one region of the Bacillus methanolicus MGA3 genome:
- the floA gene encoding flotillin-like protein FloA (flotillin-like protein involved in membrane lipid rafts), with amino-acid sequence MITSGTAIILVLVALGIILLAVLLTFVPVMLWVSALAAGVRVGIFTLIGMRLRRVIPNRVINPLIKAHKAGLNVTTNQLESHYLAGGNVDRVVNALIAAQRANIELTFERAAAIDLAGRDVLEAVQMSVNPKVIETPFIAGVAMDGIEVKAKARITVRANIDRLVGGAGEETVIARVGEGIVSTIGSSDNHKKVLENPDMISQTVLTKGLDAGTAFEILSIDIADVDIGKNIGAMLQTDQAEADKKIAQAKAEERRAMAVAQEQEMKARVQEMRAKVVEAEATVPLAMAEALRQGNIGVMDYMNIRNISADTEMRDSIGKMTGDKKDSNKNE; translated from the coding sequence ATGATTACTTCAGGAACAGCTATTATACTTGTTCTGGTTGCGCTAGGGATTATTTTACTTGCCGTTCTGTTAACATTTGTTCCGGTTATGCTCTGGGTTTCCGCACTGGCTGCCGGAGTCCGTGTCGGTATTTTTACGCTTATTGGGATGAGGCTTCGCCGTGTTATCCCAAATAGGGTAATAAATCCGTTAATTAAAGCACATAAAGCCGGTTTAAATGTAACAACAAATCAGCTTGAAAGCCACTATCTGGCAGGCGGAAATGTCGACAGAGTCGTAAATGCATTAATTGCTGCTCAGCGCGCCAACATCGAATTAACCTTTGAAAGAGCCGCAGCGATTGATTTGGCTGGCCGTGATGTACTTGAGGCTGTACAAATGAGCGTTAATCCAAAAGTGATTGAAACTCCTTTTATTGCCGGGGTGGCTATGGATGGAATTGAAGTAAAGGCTAAAGCAAGAATTACGGTTAGAGCAAATATCGATAGATTAGTAGGGGGTGCTGGAGAAGAAACGGTCATTGCCCGTGTTGGTGAAGGCATCGTTTCCACGATCGGTTCATCTGATAATCATAAAAAAGTGCTGGAAAATCCCGATATGATATCGCAAACTGTTCTTACAAAAGGACTTGATGCGGGCACTGCTTTTGAGATTCTTTCAATTGATATTGCCGATGTGGATATCGGGAAAAATATCGGGGCAATGCTGCAGACGGACCAGGCGGAAGCTGATAAAAAAATTGCCCAGGCAAAAGCTGAAGAGCGCAGGGCGATGGCAGTTGCTCAGGAACAAGAAATGAAAGCCCGTGTTCAAGAAATGAGAGCAAAAGTTGTGGAAGCGGAAGCCACCGTACCTCTTGCCATGGCAGAAGCACTTCGTCAAGGGAATATTGGTGTAATGGATTATATGAATATTCGAAATATATCAGCCGATACAGAAATGAGAGATTCGATCGGAAAAATGACAGGCGATAAAAAAGACAGCAACAAAAATGAGTAG